Proteins from one Patescibacteria group bacterium genomic window:
- a CDS encoding glycosyltransferase, whose product MNNNLFILAIFWGVWIIIPIIFDGFLALIYMIHIITKRAKRIIRPIDPATLPKVSIIIPTYNEEDNINECLNYLKIQTYPQEKMEIIVVDNGSTDQTSEIVKDHMREIWLNKNGHNKLHQAVTFKNLNHHLNGKIKVNGKTYQADGFGGLLRLVVRYEKGKARALNAGIKLSQGGIIINIDCRSFLAPDAIYNMVAKFVENPKYGAATGNIEIDWNLIYRKNAQGQYILDENGHYVSRKLTLKEKVLAKCQFLEYLTSFRLGRQFQDITGSMYTFSGAFSAFRREVLMKTNLYSSRTVSEDTDLTLDLQRQNVRLGFAEEAKAFLKPVISYERFYAQRARWHRGQIEVVGTHLDWYANLTKGFWRNFWLGLQLMIDHTFGFPRIIWMFLLPLFFLFGYSTTLIIKAILLMYIFYIVMDCFNSLYCYVVADSETRKKIKKSYHYNLVMPLFRIITFFFRFAGYLEVLKEPQAWTTPVNPVKSIKDYQGTISTGQQKISALGSNLLQFVTGQKPSSDIVYEEKIPELDSFGAEANFGNPTAQNNNKNNAINFKKEALRLDGINQDYNLKEQK is encoded by the coding sequence ATGAATAATAATCTCTTTATTTTGGCCATCTTTTGGGGAGTCTGGATCATCATTCCGATCATTTTTGATGGATTTTTAGCTTTAATTTATATGATTCACATTATTACCAAAAGAGCAAAACGAATCATTCGTCCTATTGATCCCGCGACTCTGCCAAAGGTCTCAATTATTATTCCAACTTATAACGAAGAAGACAACATCAACGAATGCCTCAATTACCTTAAAATTCAAACTTATCCCCAAGAAAAAATGGAAATTATTGTGGTTGATAATGGCTCGACCGACCAAACCTCGGAAATTGTCAAAGACCATATGCGCGAGATTTGGTTGAATAAAAACGGCCATAATAAATTACATCAAGCCGTCACTTTTAAAAACCTCAACCATCATCTTAACGGCAAGATCAAAGTAAATGGCAAAACATATCAGGCAGATGGTTTTGGCGGCTTACTTAGGTTGGTTGTCAGATACGAAAAAGGCAAAGCCAGGGCTTTAAACGCCGGCATTAAATTGTCTCAGGGCGGAATTATTATCAATATCGATTGTCGTTCCTTTTTGGCGCCAGACGCGATTTATAATATGGTGGCAAAATTTGTCGAAAATCCCAAATATGGCGCTGCCACCGGCAATATTGAAATTGATTGGAATTTAATTTACCGCAAGAATGCACAAGGTCAATATATTTTAGATGAAAACGGCCATTATGTCTCCAGAAAATTAACCCTTAAAGAAAAAGTTTTAGCCAAGTGCCAATTTTTAGAATACTTAACCTCATTTAGGCTGGGACGACAATTTCAAGATATTACCGGCTCAATGTATACTTTTTCCGGGGCTTTTTCCGCTTTTAGGCGCGAGGTTTTAATGAAAACTAACCTTTATAGTAGCCGAACCGTTTCCGAAGATACGGATTTAACCCTTGATCTGCAACGGCAAAATGTCCGCTTAGGTTTTGCCGAAGAAGCCAAAGCCTTTTTAAAGCCAGTTATTTCCTACGAACGATTTTATGCCCAACGCGCGCGCTGGCATCGCGGCCAAATTGAAGTGGTTGGTACTCACCTTGATTGGTATGCCAACTTAACCAAGGGTTTTTGGCGTAATTTCTGGTTAGGCTTGCAGTTGATGATCGACCACACCTTTGGTTTCCCTCGTATTATTTGGATGTTTTTACTGCCGCTTTTCTTCCTTTTCGGTTATTCCACCACATTAATCATTAAAGCCATTTTGTTAATGTATATTTTTTATATTGTGATGGATTGTTTCAATTCTTTATATTGTTATGTGGTGGCTGATTCAGAAACTCGGAAAAAAATTAAAAAAAGCTATCACTATAATCTTGTCATGCCCTTGTTCAGAATCATTACTTTCTTCTTCCGCTTTGCGGGATATTTGGAAGTCTTAAAAGAACCTCAGGCTTGGACCACACCAGTTAATCCGGTTAAGTCCATAAAAGATTATCAAGGCACCATTAGTACCGGCCAACAAAAGATTTCCGCCCTTGGCAGCAATCTTCTTCAATTTGTGACTGGCCAAAAACCATCTTCTGATATCGTATATGAGGAAAAAATCCCTGAATTAGATAGTTTCGGCGCCGAAGCGAATTTTGGAAACCCAACCGCACAAAATAATAATAAAAATAATGCCATTAACTTCAAAAAAGAAGCCTTAAGGCTTGACGGAATTAATCAGGATTATAATCTTAAAGAACAAAAATAG
- a CDS encoding 6-pyruvoyl-tetrahydropterin synthase-related protein: MFKKTFWHWIVLIGAVALVLGVIFYLFSPNFFAEGMMRGGDEAAHMFIPKYVYEYYKINHRFPVINPYWYNGIETLHHTPFLDYIPIAIIYHLVKDIYYTNRIFSLLLLLSAGLSMFFFLYKKNNIRAAIIGGIIYPFVPGIFYLARTSVTRVTPFILLPLAFYYTDLILEQKFRFRNFLILTIIIASMIVAHPITAINSLAFLIIYVVARVLFDSEITFRKLEIWGMAFLTACGLIAWWAIPFLAEPANYTYPAITTVTFHSEIGAGSFLELIVLSGGALVIISGLFVFLRRRTPKDWALLASVLFAFYLTTPWSLPIYKLLTWVFPYAALTWICVVMLYWGTTFFEFPKLKPWLRISISILAIPLVAGLSILNFHYQHPFINRIWVQPFENIFPKLNQAFEKIDNQGRVFTVKNIGKIDWVIPSVNHKYYSEGHYFSITRLNKEIAWMNDAFNNDYYDYFFSKMALFNDRYFVMTSYIENFFQNNPELKPNFMAKLKENGYQPVFEAPGESVTALYYQDKPSNGLIPINQKTLVVGKHGYNYAAFQSHSNLAGSNYIDDYDLEFLSNFDNLVLYGFGYHNKQKAEKLIQDYAKNGGNVTIDMLNIENSKLEGEPTFLGVQSSLEKTTTTMQLELAENIPADTLPKTLEIPSLKDFGGTDLGKAKYTPLKEWRFPQYLNLDSTLARWKNQTNEDSGLYNLIGYKNVEGHKVWFIGGNLFYHAYLTHDQKEQKFLTGITTGSLNPASEIISEIEFTSQNLDPEAGILEFNYTAEKNTPVLVSYTISPHWKAYLNGQPLKIYNIDSMMALNLPAGNNNVKLKYENLPNHNFAKIISIVTLILLGTIFYLSKKGGKENV, from the coding sequence ATGTTTAAAAAAACTTTTTGGCACTGGATAGTATTAATTGGGGCAGTTGCGCTTGTTTTGGGAGTGATTTTTTATCTTTTTTCTCCCAACTTCTTTGCCGAGGGAATGATGCGAGGTGGCGACGAAGCCGCTCATATGTTTATTCCAAAATATGTTTATGAATATTATAAAATTAATCATCGTTTTCCGGTCATTAATCCTTATTGGTATAATGGTATTGAAACTTTACACCATACCCCATTTTTAGACTATATTCCGATCGCCATCATCTATCACTTAGTCAAAGATATTTATTATACTAACCGAATTTTTTCTTTGCTACTTTTATTATCAGCCGGTCTGTCAATGTTTTTCTTCCTATATAAAAAAAATAATATTAGGGCGGCGATTATCGGTGGTATAATTTATCCTTTTGTACCGGGAATTTTTTACCTCGCCCGAACTTCAGTCACTCGCGTCACCCCTTTTATCCTCCTGCCCCTAGCTTTCTATTACACAGATCTAATCTTAGAACAGAAGTTCCGCTTTCGAAATTTCCTGATTTTGACCATAATTATCGCCTCCATGATTGTGGCTCATCCAATTACTGCCATCAACTCACTCGCTTTTTTAATTATTTATGTGGTAGCACGCGTCTTGTTCGATTCCGAAATTACTTTTAGAAAATTAGAAATATGGGGGATGGCTTTTCTGACTGCTTGTGGATTAATTGCCTGGTGGGCGATCCCTTTCCTTGCTGAACCTGCAAATTATACTTATCCGGCCATTACCACCGTTACCTTCCACTCTGAAATTGGGGCAGGGTCATTTCTAGAATTAATCGTTTTAAGCGGCGGCGCTTTGGTCATAATTTCAGGTTTATTTGTATTTTTACGCCGGCGCACTCCGAAAGATTGGGCGCTTCTGGCTTCGGTCCTATTTGCTTTTTATCTCACTACCCCTTGGAGTTTGCCAATCTATAAATTATTAACTTGGGTCTTTCCTTATGCGGCTTTAACCTGGATTTGCGTGGTGATGCTTTATTGGGGAACTACCTTTTTCGAATTTCCCAAACTAAAACCCTGGCTAAGAATTTCTATTTCGATTCTTGCTATCCCTTTGGTTGCCGGTCTTAGCATTTTAAATTTCCACTACCAACATCCTTTTATTAATCGAATTTGGGTACAACCATTTGAAAATATTTTCCCCAAACTCAATCAAGCATTTGAGAAAATTGATAATCAGGGACGAGTTTTCACCGTTAAAAACATTGGGAAAATTGACTGGGTAATTCCCAGCGTTAATCACAAGTATTACTCTGAAGGACATTATTTTTCAATCACCCGCTTAAACAAAGAAATTGCTTGGATGAATGACGCTTTTAACAATGATTATTATGATTATTTCTTCTCCAAAATGGCGCTGTTTAATGATCGTTATTTTGTGATGACATCGTATATTGAAAACTTTTTTCAAAACAATCCCGAGCTTAAACCTAATTTTATGGCCAAGCTCAAAGAAAATGGTTATCAACCGGTTTTTGAGGCTCCGGGCGAATCAGTTACCGCCTTATATTACCAAGACAAACCGTCAAATGGTCTTATTCCCATAAATCAAAAAACGCTCGTCGTTGGCAAGCATGGTTATAACTATGCTGCCTTTCAATCACATTCAAATTTAGCTGGCTCAAATTATATTGATGATTATGATTTAGAATTTTTAAGCAATTTTGATAATTTAGTTTTATATGGTTTTGGATACCACAACAAACAGAAAGCGGAAAAATTAATTCAAGATTATGCGAAAAACGGTGGCAATGTCACGATTGATATGCTCAATATCGAAAATTCAAAACTTGAGGGCGAACCAACTTTTTTGGGTGTCCAAAGTTCACTCGAAAAAACTACTACCACCATGCAATTAGAATTAGCTGAAAATATTCCGGCAGATACCCTCCCTAAAACCTTGGAAATTCCTTCACTCAAAGATTTTGGCGGTACTGATTTGGGGAAAGCTAAATATACACCGCTTAAAGAATGGCGCTTTCCTCAATATTTAAATTTGGATAGTACCCTGGCGCGCTGGAAAAATCAAACCAATGAAGACAGCGGTTTATATAATTTAATTGGCTATAAAAATGTTGAGGGCCACAAGGTCTGGTTTATTGGCGGAAATTTATTTTATCATGCCTACTTAACTCACGATCAAAAAGAGCAAAAATTTCTCACTGGTATCACGACCGGCAGTCTAAATCCTGCCTCTGAAATTATTTCGGAGATTGAATTTACTTCCCAGAATTTAGATCCCGAGGCTGGTATTTTAGAATTTAATTATACGGCCGAAAAAAATACCCCAGTCCTTGTTTCATATACGATTTCACCTCACTGGAAAGCTTATTTAAATGGTCAGCCTCTAAAAATTTATAATATAGATAGTATGATGGCCCTCAATTTGCCCGCCGGCAATAACAATGTTAAACTAAAATACGAAAATCTTCCCAATCACAACTTTGCCAAGATTATTTCGATTGTAACGCTGATTTTATTAGGGACTATTTTTTATCTCTCCAAAAAGGGGGGCAAAGAAAATGTATAA